One Hyphomonadaceae bacterium BL14 genomic window, GGACCCGCCAGCGCCGCGTCCAGCGCGCCGAACTCGGCCTCAAACTGCGCAAGCACTTCAGGACCTACCCGGTAATGGGGCCGCGACACGGCCGGCCCAATGGCAGCGCGCACCGCGCCGGCTTGAGTACCGTACGCCGCGCGCATCGCCGACAGTGCCGCGGGGATGACGCGCGCAATGACGCCACGCCAGCCGGCATGGATCGCGGCAATCGCCCGGTGTTCGGGGTCATGCAGCAGAACCGGCGTGCAGTCGGCCGTCTGGGCGCACAGGGCCAGACCGGGCCGGTCGGTGATCAGGGCGTCGCCCTCGCCCGCCGACCAGGTGCCCTCCGGCTTGCGGTCCACGCGATGGACCACCGCACCGTGCACCTGATTGAGGAAGACCATCTCCACGCCGCCCAGCGCGCGCGCCACGCGGGCGCGGTTCTCTTCCACGCGTGCCTTGTCGTCGCCCCGCGACCACGACAGGTTCAAGCTTGCATAGGGTCCTTCGCTGACCCCGCCGGTCCGGGTGGTGAAGGCGTGGATGATCCCTGGCCTGGCGAAACCCGGTGCGGCCAGCAATTGCAGTGGGTCCATCACATCAGTCCTGCAGGAATCCGGGCTTCAACAATCCAGACGCTTCTCGTCCCAGATCATAGCCTGCACGAGCCTGCGCGATCGCGTCCAGCATGGCCTCGAACGCGCTCCAGTCATCCTTTCCGGCTATCGGCGCCCACACGTCCTCCACCGCCTCGATCACCAGATGCACCGGCTCGGTCCGCGCGAAATAGGGATGCGCCAGGCGCTCGGGCCGTACTGGTTGCCGGGCGGCCAAGCCGTCGCGGACAGCTGCAAACGCGTCGGTGTTGTAAACCTCGGCCCGCGGGCTCGCCATGGCACGCGCCGGATCACCGCAGAACCAGTCGAAGAAGACCGCCTCGAAGGGCAGACGGGTGATCTTCATGGCATCGAGGAAGGCTGTGACAAACGCGCCGTCGGCCTCTTCGTCGAGCGGCTCCAGGCCCAGCCGGTGCAGGAAGGCCATGCGTACGGCGCGCTTGTAGTGATCCGGGAAACCCGACAGCGCCTCGATCAGCGCCTCGCGCTCCGCGATCAGGCTGAGCGCGCCGCCCAGCTGCTGCAGGGCCCAAAATACAGATTCCGGTTGCCGGCCATAGGCATAGAGCCCTGAATGATCGAAATAGGCGGCGGTGAAGCCCGGTTCAAAATACGGCAGGAAACGCCAGGGGCCATAGTCAAAGCTCTCGCCCGTCACCACGAGATTGTCCGTGTTCAGAACACCATGAACAAAGCCCGCCGCCATCCACTGCGCCGCCAGCTGCGCCGACCGGCGGCAGGCCGCGTCCAGCAGGCCAACGCCCAGGCCGTCCGGATGTGCGGCCGCCTCGGGCACAAGGCTCTCCACCGCATAGGCCGCCAGCTCGCCCACCAGATCGGGGCGGTCGAAATAGGCATGGCGCTGGAAGGCGCCGAACCGCACATGGGAATGGGACAGGCGCGTCAGCACGGCCGAGCGCGTCGGCGAGGGTTCATCCCCGCGATGCAGGGCCTCTCCGGTCTCGAACACGCAGAACGCCTTGCTGGTATACACGCCCAGCGCCTCCAGCATGTCAGCTGCGAGCACCTCGCGCACCGCGCCTTTCAGGGTCAGCCGTCCGTCACCGCTACGTGAATGAGGCGTCTGGCCCGATCCCTTGGTGGCGAAATCGAGAAGCCGGTCCTGACTGTCGCGCGCCTGCGCAAACAGGAAGCCCCGCCCGTCGCCGATCTGGGGGTTATAGGTGCGAAATTGATGGCCGTGATAGCGGAGCGCCAGCGGTGCAGACTGGTTGTCCGGC contains:
- the pgeF gene encoding peptidoglycan editing factor PgeF encodes the protein MDPLQLLAAPGFARPGIIHAFTTRTGGVSEGPYASLNLSWSRGDDKARVEENRARVARALGGVEMVFLNQVHGAVVHRVDRKPEGTWSAGEGDALITDRPGLALCAQTADCTPVLLHDPEHRAIAAIHAGWRGVIARVIPAALSAMRAAYGTQAGAVRAAIGPAVSRPHYRVGPEVLAQFEAEFGALDAALAGPRDAEGGAGLDVAEACARQLTAAGVRTDAIARLPLCTFADEARFFSCRRAARDGHAGAFGGQCGIIALTPS
- a CDS encoding YdiU family protein, whose translation is MTLPAAYRPDPCFAALGPDFSDVVAPADFPKAAPRYWNQRWAREMGLDGLDAKTRQRHFHRFEPLPDNQSAPLALRYHGHQFRTYNPQIGDGRGFLFAQARDSQDRLLDFATKGSGQTPHSRSGDGRLTLKGAVREVLAADMLEALGVYTSKAFCVFETGEALHRGDEPSPTRSAVLTRLSHSHVRFGAFQRHAYFDRPDLVGELAAYAVESLVPEAAAHPDGLGVGLLDAACRRSAQLAAQWMAAGFVHGVLNTDNLVVTGESFDYGPWRFLPYFEPGFTAAYFDHSGLYAYGRQPESVFWALQQLGGALSLIAEREALIEALSGFPDHYKRAVRMAFLHRLGLEPLDEEADGAFVTAFLDAMKITRLPFEAVFFDWFCGDPARAMASPRAEVYNTDAFAAVRDGLAARQPVRPERLAHPYFARTEPVHLVIEAVEDVWAPIAGKDDWSAFEAMLDAIAQARAGYDLGREASGLLKPGFLQD